CATCCTTGCCTTGGATGCCCATTCGCGCGCCTCCTTCCACCAGGGCAGCGATATCGGTCGTTGCCATGGGGATGGTTTCAGACATCTTCTTGATGGCAGTGGCCATCTCGTAATAGGTCTGGGTGAGCTGGCCGTTTCCATCCCGGGCGCCGTCCACCTGTTTGGCCACGCCGGCCATGGCGTCTTCAAAGCGCGAGTAGTCTTTGACCATGCTGATGATCGGCATGCCGGTTGCTGCTCCCACGGCACCGGCGCTCGCACCGGCGACAGCGGCATTGCCGGCTAGCTCGCGGCCCTTGGAATAATTTTTCTGTGCGCGAGAGACGCGCTCCTGCTGCTTGGCGAGTGCGGTGAGCTTGTCTTTTTGCGACTGGATGGCCTTGTTGGCCGCCTCGATCTCAGTCTTCAAGCGGCGCTCGGTAGTTCCCAGGTTACGGGTGTCGACGCCGGCCGACTTGATGAGGGGAATCAGCCGCTGCAGCTCCGATCGCTGGGCGGTGTGCTTATTCGTCAGTTTTTCAACCGCTGCAGTGGCGTTGACGAAGGATTTTTGGAAGGCCGCAGAGGGGGCGTCCATCTTCTGCAGCTGCTCGCGCAAGCCGCGCAGTTTGTCCTGTGCGCGAGCCAGTTCCTCTGAGGACTGGCGGACGGCTTCGCGCTGCTTGGTATAGCTGGAAATGTTCGACTGCTGGGCGTTGAGCTCCTTCAGCTGGTCCCGCGCCGCTTTCAAGGCGCGAGAGGTGGCATTGCTCCCAGCGCTGATCTGTTTGAGAGGGGCGGTGACCTTGTCGATCGCCGACAGCAGGAATTCCAGCCGCAGCTTGTCAGTCATCTTTTGCCCCACTTCGCTTGCGGGCGCGTTCGCGCCATTCCATCAGTTCGGTCAGGGGAAGCGGATCCATCTCCGCTGGCCCCCAGTGAAAAATCACGGCGATGTCCGCCATGGCGTCATCTACGCAACGAGGGATGCATCCACCTTCGCCGACTTCGGCAGCAAAAAACCGGCGACCTCGGTGGCCATTTGCACCAGGTCGGCCGGGTCCATGTTGCCGATTTCGTGGTCGTTCAAAGTCGGCGTAGTGATTCGCGGCAAGACCTTGCGCAACGCGAGCACGTCCATCTGTAGCAGATCGGTCAGCGTGACGCCGCGCAGCTCGCCGGAGACTGGTTTGCGCAGCGTGACTTCGGTGATTTCGGTCGAACCTCTGATAATGGGCGTATCCAGGGTGATGACTGGACGGTTTGGATTCTTCTCGGCGGTGGCGTCTGCAGCTTCGTTTTTTTCAGCAGTTTTCATGTCTGTAGCCTTTTCAATAGAGGGGGCCGGGTGTGCCGGCGGGAATGTATCGCTTACAGGCCGATCGCCTTCCGGTGCTCTGCCAGCATGTCTTTGCCGTTGACGTTGAAGATGAAGTTCAGCAGGTCTATTTCGACTTCCACATTTCCATCGATCGTCAGCTTGTAATAGCTGCAGGTGGTGGTGAACTTGTGTTCCGTGTCCTCACCACTCTCCGAGTCGCCCATGTCGATTTCTTCGTGCCGGCCGCGCACGACGACCTCCACGGCGGAAACCTCACCGGTATCGTCGCGCTGAATTGAGCCAGCCCACCGCAGCATGATCCCGCTTGCCGATACGGCACCGTACTGACGCAGTGCCGTCAGGTCCCAGCCGCCGAGGGTCCATTCCAACTGGATGCCGTCATCGCCATGACCCAGGTCGACCTTCACCGCCCCATCCATGCCGCCGCCCCGGAAGGCTTCGAGCTTGCGGGCGAGTTTGGGCAGGGTGACGCTCTTGCACGCGCCGACGTAGCTGACACCGTCGTTGTACAAGTTCATGTTCTTGAGCTTTTTGGGCAGAGCCATTTGGGCGCTCTCCTAAATGCGCGGCCGACGCCGCGCGGATGAATGAATATCAGGCGTTGACGCGGCTGGCGAAGTCGACCAGGTAGCGATCGGTGATCCGCTGACGCAGGTTCAAGTTCTCCAGCGGTGGTACCGGCGTGTAGTCGTAGTCCAGGTAAAGCTTGCCGGCCTTGAGGGTGTCCTTGTCGTTGACCGCTTCGTCGTACCAGCACTCGCCACCGATCAGATAACCCAGACGCACCAGCTCGCGGAACTTGGCGTTGATCCCTTCGACGATGTCGCGCACCAGGCTTGCGTGCATCGGCTTGTCGACTGCCCAGAATTGACCTTCGGCCATGGTGTCGGCCAATACCTGGGCGGTACGGGTGTAGTTTTCGAAGGCGAACAACGGG
This DNA window, taken from Pseudomonas fluorescens NCIMB 11764, encodes the following:
- a CDS encoding GpE family phage tail protein — protein: MADIAVIFHWGPAEMDPLPLTELMEWRERARKRSGAKDD
- a CDS encoding phage major tail tube protein encodes the protein MALPKKLKNMNLYNDGVSYVGACKSVTLPKLARKLEAFRGGGMDGAVKVDLGHGDDGIQLEWTLGGWDLTALRQYGAVSASGIMLRWAGSIQRDDTGEVSAVEVVVRGRHEEIDMGDSESGEDTEHKFTTTCSYYKLTIDGNVEVEIDLLNFIFNVNGKDMLAEHRKAIGL
- a CDS encoding phage tail assembly protein → MKTAEKNEAADATAEKNPNRPVITLDTPIIRGSTEITEVTLRKPVSGELRGVTLTDLLQMDVLALRKVLPRITTPTLNDHEIGNMDPADLVQMATEVAGFLLPKSAKVDASLVA